In Salmo trutta chromosome 37, fSalTru1.1, whole genome shotgun sequence, the following proteins share a genomic window:
- the LOC115176552 gene encoding nuclear factor 7, brain isoform X2 — protein MTSVLSEQLQCPVCLCVFTDPVSLPCDHTFCRPCISAHLLRSSAKSQSRCPECRGPFSQKDLRAHRVLTNIANAAREEEESGLAAREPEAPQGHTVASELVCPEHDEKFKLFCETDQRLVCVICRDGEKHRGHTFTPVKEAAKISKNVLRGALGFLVKENREIEGLNQQQASEIIKTKEKSKSLTAHISSCFEELHQFLRRREEELKEEQEREEKTTVAAMLKNDCVIENRLMIGREMEVTLQSALEIPESDHFLEWWSERGLPVIEGMKMKDTAKSMSRVRGLSVTPDSLNLGLYETHLPFCMWKEMLKVVKPVPVRLTLSSSDDPYLKVSEGGASVRHADRKGGFGFKYYRDYAATTTVVSTETVQTGQHYWEVEVGGKLDWGVGLKVKEDAGKESVLSPEREIMLHLKPEKGLVFSHDGVETPLMAAGGDPGTQAEAQVGPRRVGLYLDCDRERVSFYDADSMVLLHSSWCSFISPCSLCLCPGLYMEGRNTNPLTVCWY, from the exons ATGACATCAGTCCTGTCCGAGCAGCTCCAGTGCCCAGTGTGCTTGTGCGTTTTCACCGACCCGGTGAGTCTACCGTGCGACCACACCTTCTGCCGCCCCTGCATCAGCGCTCACCTGTTGCGGAGCTCAGCGAAGAGCCAGAGCCGCTGCCCAGAGTGCCGCGGCCCTTTCAGCCAGAAGGATCTCCGGGCTCACCGTGTCTTGACCAATATTGCAAATGCGGcccgagaggaggaggagagcggcCTCGCAGCGAGGGAACCAGAGGCACCGCAGGGACACACTGTAGCCTCAGAGCTGGTGTGTCCAGAGCATGACGAGAAGTTCAAGTTGTTCTGTGAGACAGACCAGAGGTTGGTGTGTGTGATCTGCAGAGATGGAGAAAAGCACCGGGGACACACGTTCACACCTGTGAAAGAGGCAGCAAAGATCAGTAAG AACGTTCTGAGGGGAGCTCTGGGGTTCCTGGTGAAAGAGAACCGTGAAATAGAAGGACTGAACCAACAGCAGGCCTCTGAGATCATCAAGACCAAG GAGAAGTCTAAAAGCCTCACGGCTCACATCTCCTCCTGCTTTGAGGAGCTGCACCAGTtcctgaggaggagggaggaggagttgaaggaggagcaggagagggaagagaagacaaCTGTGGCGGCCATGTTGAAGAATGATTGTGTGATAGAGAACAGGCTGATGATTGGGAGGGAGATGGAAGTGACTCTGCAGTCTGCTCTGGAGATACCTGAGTCTGACCACTTTCTAGAG tggTGGAGTGAAAGAGGCCTTCCTGTTATTGAGGGGATGAAGATGAAGGACACAGCCAAATCTAT GTCAAGGGTTAGAGGTCTGTCTGTGACCCCTGACTCTCTCAATCTCGGCCTCTACGAGACTCACCTGCCCTTCTGCATGTGGAAGGAGATGCTAAAGGTCGTCAAACCAG TTCCTGTGCGCCTCACCCTTAGCAGCAGTGATGATCCCTATTTAAAGGTATCAGAGGGTGGGGCCAGTGTCAGGCACGCAGACCGGAAGGGTGGCTTCGGCTTCAAGTACTACCGTGACTACGCCGCCACCACCACCGTCGTCTCCACAGAAACCGTCCAAACAGGGCAGCACTACTGGGAAGTGGAGGTGGGGGGGAAGCTGGACTGGGGGGTGGGGCTGAAGGTGAAGGAAGATGCCGGCAAAGAGTCTGTCCTGTCTCCAGAGAGGGAGATAATGTTGCACCTGAAGCCTGAGAAGGGCCTGGTGTTCAGCCATGATGGTGTGGAGACGCCCCTGATGGCTGCTGGTGGTGACCCAGGTACTCAGGCTGAGGCCCAGGTCGGGCCTCGTAGGGTGGGGCTGTACCTAGACTGTGACAGGGAGAGGGTGTCCTTCTATGATGCAGACAGCATGgttctcctccactcctcatGGTGCAGCTTCATCTCCCCGTGTTCCTTATGCCTCTGCCCCGGGCTGTACATGGAGGGCCGCAACACTAACCCACTGACTGTCTGTTGGTACTGA
- the LOC115176552 gene encoding nuclear factor 7, brain isoform X3 — translation MTSVLSEQLQCPVCLCVFTDPVSLPCDHTFCRPCISAHLLRSSAKSQSRCPECRGPFSQKDLRAHRVLTNMANAAREEEESGLAAREPEAPQGHTVASELVCPEHDEKFKLFCETDQRLVCVICRDGEKHRGHTFTPVKEAAKISKNVLRGALGFLVKENREIEGLNQQQASEIIKTKEKSKSLTAHISSCFEELHQFLRRREEELKEEQEREEKTTVAAMLKNDCVIENRLMIGREMEVTLQSALEIPESDHFLEWWSERGLPVIEGMKMKDTAKSIYRSRVRGLSVTPDSLNLGLYETHLPFCMWKEMLKVVKPVPVRLTLSSSDDPYLKVSEGGASVRHADRKGGFGFKYYRDYAATTTVVSTETVQTGQHYWEVEVGGKLDWGVGLKVKEDAGKESVLSPEREIMLHLKPEKGLVFSHDGVETPLMAAGGDPGTQAEAQVGPRRVGLYLDCDRERVSFYDADSMVLLHSSWCSFISPCSLCLCPGLYMEGRNTNPLTVCWY, via the exons ATGACATCAGTCCTGTCCGAGCAGCTCCAGTGCCCAGTGTGCTTGTGCGTTTTCACCGACCCGGTGAGTCTACCGTGCGACCACACCTTCTGCCGCCCCTGCATCAGCGCTCACCTGTTGCGGAGCTCAGCGAAGAGCCAGAGCCGCTGCCCAGAGTGCCGCGGCCCTTTCAGCCAGAAGGATCTCCGGGCTCACCGTGTCTTGACCAATATGGCAAATGCGGcccgagaggaggaggagagcggcCTCGCAGCGAGGGAACCAGAGGCACCGCAGGGACACACTGTAGCCTCAGAGCTGGTGTGTCCAGAGCATGACGAGAAGTTCAAGTTGTTCTGTGAGACAGACCAGAGGTTGGTGTGTGTGATCTGCAGAGATGGAGAAAAGCACCGGGGACACACGTTCACACCTGTGAAAGAGGCAGCAAAGATCAGTAAG AACGTTCTGAGGGGAGCTCTGGGGTTCCTGGTGAAAGAGAACCGTGAAATAGAAGGACTGAACCAACAGCAGGCCTCTGAGATCATCAAGACCAAG GAGAAGTCTAAAAGCCTCACGGCTCACATCTCCTCCTGCTTTGAGGAGCTGCACCAGTtcctgaggaggagggaggaggagttgaaggaggagcaggagagggaagagaagacaaCTGTGGCGGCCATGTTGAAGAATGATTGTGTGATAGAGAACAGGCTGATGATTGGGAGGGAGATGGAAGTGACTCTGCAGTCTGCTCTGGAGATACCTGAGTCTGACCACTTTCTAGAG tggTGGAGTGAAAGAGGCCTTCCTGTTATTGAGGGGATGAAGATGAAGGACACAGCCAAATCTAT TTACAGGTCAAGGGTTAGAGGTCTGTCTGTGACCCCTGACTCTCTCAATCTCGGCCTCTACGAGACTCACCTGCCCTTCTGCATGTGGAAGGAGATGCTAAAGGTCGTCAAACCAG TTCCTGTGCGCCTCACCCTTAGCAGCAGTGATGATCCCTATTTAAAGGTATCAGAGGGTGGGGCCAGTGTCAGGCACGCAGACCGGAAGGGTGGCTTCGGCTTCAAGTACTACCGTGACTACGCCGCCACCACCACCGTCGTCTCCACAGAAACCGTCCAAACAGGGCAGCACTACTGGGAAGTGGAGGTGGGGGGGAAGCTGGACTGGGGGGTGGGGCTGAAGGTGAAGGAAGATGCCGGCAAAGAGTCTGTCCTGTCTCCAGAGAGGGAGATAATGTTGCACCTGAAGCCTGAGAAGGGCCTGGTGTTCAGCCATGATGGTGTGGAGACGCCCCTGATGGCTGCTGGTGGTGACCCAGGTACTCAGGCTGAGGCCCAGGTCGGGCCTCGTAGGGTGGGGCTGTACCTAGACTGTGACAGGGAGAGGGTGTCCTTCTATGATGCAGACAGCATGgttctcctccactcctcatGGTGCAGCTTCATCTCCCCGTGTTCCTTATGCCTCTGCCCCGGGCTGTACATGGAGGGCCGCAACACTAACCCACTGACTGTCTGTTGGTACTGA
- the LOC115176552 gene encoding nuclear factor 7, brain isoform X1, with the protein MTSVLSEQLQCPVCLCVFTDPVSLPCDHTFCRPCISAHLLRSSAKSQSRCPECRGPFSQKDLRAHRVLTNIANAAREEEESGLAAREPEAPQGHTVASELVCPEHDEKFKLFCETDQRLVCVICRDGEKHRGHTFTPVKEAAKISKNVLRGALGFLVKENREIEGLNQQQASEIIKTKEKSKSLTAHISSCFEELHQFLRRREEELKEEQEREEKTTVAAMLKNDCVIENRLMIGREMEVTLQSALEIPESDHFLEWWSERGLPVIEGMKMKDTAKSIYRSRVRGLSVTPDSLNLGLYETHLPFCMWKEMLKVVKPVPVRLTLSSSDDPYLKVSEGGASVRHADRKGGFGFKYYRDYAATTTVVSTETVQTGQHYWEVEVGGKLDWGVGLKVKEDAGKESVLSPEREIMLHLKPEKGLVFSHDGVETPLMAAGGDPGTQAEAQVGPRRVGLYLDCDRERVSFYDADSMVLLHSSWCSFISPCSLCLCPGLYMEGRNTNPLTVCWY; encoded by the exons ATGACATCAGTCCTGTCCGAGCAGCTCCAGTGCCCAGTGTGCTTGTGCGTTTTCACCGACCCGGTGAGTCTACCGTGCGACCACACCTTCTGCCGCCCCTGCATCAGCGCTCACCTGTTGCGGAGCTCAGCGAAGAGCCAGAGCCGCTGCCCAGAGTGCCGCGGCCCTTTCAGCCAGAAGGATCTCCGGGCTCACCGTGTCTTGACCAATATTGCAAATGCGGcccgagaggaggaggagagcggcCTCGCAGCGAGGGAACCAGAGGCACCGCAGGGACACACTGTAGCCTCAGAGCTGGTGTGTCCAGAGCATGACGAGAAGTTCAAGTTGTTCTGTGAGACAGACCAGAGGTTGGTGTGTGTGATCTGCAGAGATGGAGAAAAGCACCGGGGACACACGTTCACACCTGTGAAAGAGGCAGCAAAGATCAGTAAG AACGTTCTGAGGGGAGCTCTGGGGTTCCTGGTGAAAGAGAACCGTGAAATAGAAGGACTGAACCAACAGCAGGCCTCTGAGATCATCAAGACCAAG GAGAAGTCTAAAAGCCTCACGGCTCACATCTCCTCCTGCTTTGAGGAGCTGCACCAGTtcctgaggaggagggaggaggagttgaaggaggagcaggagagggaagagaagacaaCTGTGGCGGCCATGTTGAAGAATGATTGTGTGATAGAGAACAGGCTGATGATTGGGAGGGAGATGGAAGTGACTCTGCAGTCTGCTCTGGAGATACCTGAGTCTGACCACTTTCTAGAG tggTGGAGTGAAAGAGGCCTTCCTGTTATTGAGGGGATGAAGATGAAGGACACAGCCAAATCTAT TTACAGGTCAAGGGTTAGAGGTCTGTCTGTGACCCCTGACTCTCTCAATCTCGGCCTCTACGAGACTCACCTGCCCTTCTGCATGTGGAAGGAGATGCTAAAGGTCGTCAAACCAG TTCCTGTGCGCCTCACCCTTAGCAGCAGTGATGATCCCTATTTAAAGGTATCAGAGGGTGGGGCCAGTGTCAGGCACGCAGACCGGAAGGGTGGCTTCGGCTTCAAGTACTACCGTGACTACGCCGCCACCACCACCGTCGTCTCCACAGAAACCGTCCAAACAGGGCAGCACTACTGGGAAGTGGAGGTGGGGGGGAAGCTGGACTGGGGGGTGGGGCTGAAGGTGAAGGAAGATGCCGGCAAAGAGTCTGTCCTGTCTCCAGAGAGGGAGATAATGTTGCACCTGAAGCCTGAGAAGGGCCTGGTGTTCAGCCATGATGGTGTGGAGACGCCCCTGATGGCTGCTGGTGGTGACCCAGGTACTCAGGCTGAGGCCCAGGTCGGGCCTCGTAGGGTGGGGCTGTACCTAGACTGTGACAGGGAGAGGGTGTCCTTCTATGATGCAGACAGCATGgttctcctccactcctcatGGTGCAGCTTCATCTCCCCGTGTTCCTTATGCCTCTGCCCCGGGCTGTACATGGAGGGCCGCAACACTAACCCACTGACTGTCTGTTGGTACTGA